GCAACATTTCTTGGAAGAGCAACGCCGACTTTTCTACGTTGCTATCACGCGGTCTAGGAACACATTAATACTATCGAGTGTTACCTGTCTTCCTGTCAAGCTTGCATACAAGATGGGAGTTAGAGTGCAAAGAAAGAGGAAAGAGTATGCTTATACTGTCACATCGCGCTTCATCGGCGAATTGGGGCCATCATGTCCAAAACCGATAAAAGGGGAAGAGTTCTTAAAGTGGACAACGAGTACTTCGAATGGCTGATCGTCGTTTAATCGAAGTGGCGTTTCCTGTGAAAGGAGCAACTATTGATTCCGCGCATGAGAAGAAAGTTCGGCATGGGCATATATCCACACTTCACACCTGGTCCGCGAGACTGCCGCTGTTTGTGCAAGGTGGCGAGGAGTGCAAGCTATCCTTGCTACCTAAATGCAAGCCTCCCCACCCTACCTCAGACATCTCACAATAGCCGAAGAGCAACATGCCCGAACAATAAACCGCTTGACAATTTGGTTTAAATTTGCTAGTATATTATTTAACCCATATTTCACCCCCTAAGGCTCCTATGCCGCCTGTGGAGTGATACAGCTCTTATGTTGGAGGCAAGAGATGGAGAGGAGAAGTCTTTGCAGGATTTTACTGCTTTCTGTGTGCATTCTTCTTGTTTTGTCGGCTTCTGCTTCGGCCAGTATCATTCGCGTCAAGTGGAATTCCCCCGCAAATGGTCCTGGTGACAGCTGGGACAATGCCTATCAAACGGTTCAGGCTGCGATAAATGCGGCTTCTGCGGGCGATGAGATATGGGTAGCCGCTGGAACATATGTTGAGCGTATAACGCTGAAGAAGGATGTGGCTTTGTATGGTGGGTTCAGCGGTGTTGAGACTGAGAGAGACCAGCGGAACTGGGTTGCTAATGTAACTATTTTGGATGGCAACCAGGGTGGTTCAGTGGTGACAGCGAGCAATCTAGGCACCACCACTGCCCGTATAGATGGGTTTACAATAAGAAATGGGAGTGCATCCAACGGCGGCGGGATATACTGCTCCAACTCCTCGCCAATAATTTCAAACAACACCATAACTGCAAACAGCGCATCCAACTACGGTGGCGGAATATACTGCTACTCCTCCTCCTCTCCCATCATTGTAAACAACACCATAGCTACAAACAGCGCAACCTACGGCGGTGGGATACACTGCTATTCCTCGTCGCCAATCATCTCAAACAACAGCATAAGATCAAACAGCGCAGCAGGTGGCGGCAGTGGGATATACTGCTCCTCTTCTTCGCCCACCATTTCAAACAACGTCATAACTTCTAACAGTATTACAAGTGGAAGCAGCGTGCCTGAGGGCGGCGGTGGAATCGCCTGCTACTCCTCTTCTCCGGTCATTGCAAACAACATTATAGCCGCAAACACCGCCTATGGCGGTAGCAGCAGCGGCGGCGGTGGGATATACTGCTACTCCTCCTCGCCAATTATTTCAAACAACACCCTGATTGCAAACATCGTCCGCGGTAGCAGCACTACTAATGGGGGCGGGATATACTGCATTGGTTCTTCCTCCTCGCCAGCCATCTCAAACAACATAATTGCGTTCAACTCTTCTGGCATATACAATTCTAGTGGCTCGCCGACGCTTCGCAACAACTGCGTATACAACCCAGGCAGTTACAACTACTCGGGAGTATCAGCTGGGACTGGCGACATTCAGGTTGACCCGAAGCTTTGTTATTTGGAGTATGGGAACTTCCACATAAAGACT
This region of Armatimonadota bacterium genomic DNA includes:
- a CDS encoding DUF1156 domain-containing protein, with the translated sequence MADRRLIEVAFPVKGATIDSAHEKKVRHGHISTLHTWSARLPLFVQGGEECKLSLLPKCKPPHPTSDISQ